The DNA sequence CAGGTACAGTATAAGAACCAAGAGGAGCTATAAGAGTTGAACCCAAATAAAATTGTGTTCCTTTTAATTGAGTAATACCAGCTGGATTAAAGTATATGGCTGATGGATCATTTGCTAGACCCGTAAATGCTCCACCCATTGCCATCGCACGTGCCCCATGCTCATTAAGTTGAAATCCACCAGCAAATAGGCTGGACGATAATAAGAAAACCAATAAAAAAAGTGGTAATATTTTTTTCACACTTCCTCCTCTATGTTTGTTTATAAGACAATTGATAATATAGCTAAATGATAAACAAAAGCAAAAAAAATAATTTTCACATATAATTATTGAAATTCAACAATCGTAATACCATCGCCCCCATATTCTATATTTGCATAATAATAATTTTTAATCCCTCTATAGTTTGAAAGGATATTTTTAACCAGTTGTTTTAAGGCACCTGTCCCCTTACCATGTAAAATTTCTACTTTTTCTAATCCAATCATATTTGCATTATCCAGAAATTTAATAATCTCCAATTCTGCTTCTTCAGCACGTTTACCCCTTATGTCTAATCGATAATTTATTTCATTAGTATCAACTTTAAAATTTCTAGTTTGGGGATAATCTATTTCAGATTTTTTTGCTGGAATTAGTTCAGAATATTTAGCTTTTATTTTGATAGAACCAATAGTTAAAACAGCTTTATCTTTATCTTTGTCCAATTCTTCAATTATTCCTACAGAAGTTGTTCCTTTTATAGAAGCATAATCACCTATTTTTAGTTCTGCTGGAATTTCTTTATTAATATTAGAAACAAAAACTTTCTTTACTTCTTTTTTTATTTCTTCTATTTCCTGCTTTTCTTTTTTAATTACCTCTTTATTTGCATTAGATTCACGAATATTTTTTATAGCATTTTCAACTTTTTTGTTTATACTATTCAATAAATCATCAGCTCTTTTTTTTGCTTCTGCCAGTATTTCTTTCTTTTGTTTTTCAAGCATATCAATTTTTTGTTGATATAAATTTGATAAACTTTTTAATCTCAGATTTTCCAATTCGAGTTTATGCAATTGCTCTCTTAAAGCTTGTGATTTTTTTTCAAGACTTATAAGAAATTCCTCAATTTTTATTTTATCTGTATCTAAAAATTTTTTTGAAAGTTTTATAAATTCATCATCAAAGCCAATTCTATTTGCTACTTCAAAAGCATAACTCGAACCAGGTAAGCCCTGATTAAATACATAAGTTGGTTTAAGTTCTTTTGTATCAAATTCCATCGATGCATTCTGAAAATCTTCGAGCTGATTTGCATATAATTTTAGCAGTCCATGATGAGTAGTTGCTAAAACAATTGCTCCTTTATCCCTAAGTGTAATTAATACACCAATTGCAATAGCAACTCCTTCAGTTGGATCTGTACCTGTACCAATTTCATCAAGTAAAACCAGTGTTCTTTTTGTTGTAGAATTAATTATGTTCTTTATATTTTTTAAATGAGAACTAAAAGTGCTTAAGTCATCTTCAATTGATTGTGCATCACCAATATCTACAAGAACTTTTTCAAAAAAATGAAAATTTGAATCTGGACTTGCAGGAATTGGGATTCCAGATTGTGCCATTAAAACCAGTATTCCTGTTGTTTTAAGTGCTACTGTTTTACCACCAGCATTTGGACCAGTAATCACAATAACTTTTTCTTTATCTATTTTAATGTTTAACGGAACAGTATTATTAATTCCAATCTTTTTTATTAATAATGGATGACGTCCATCAATAATTTGGAATGGTTTATTTTCATCAAAAGTTGGAAAAGAGCCAATAATTTCTATCGCATATTTTGCTCTTGCAAAAATTGAATCTAATTCAGCAATAGCATCAAGTGCTTTTAATAGTTCACTACTTTGAGCTCCAATTCTTTGTGTAAGATTTCTTAATATTTTTTCAATTTCACGTTTCTCTGCAAATTTTAGTGAGAGAATTTCGTTATTTAGTTCAAGTGTTTCTTCGGGTTCAATATAAACAGTTTGACCAGTTGATGATTCTGAATGAATAAAACCTTTTACATGTCGTTTATGTTCTGCTTTTACAGGTAATACTATTCTTCCATCTCTTTGTGTTATGTATTCTTCCTGAACAAGGTAAGATTCACTGAATTGTTTGAGAAGTTTATTAACTAATTTTTGTAAATGAAATTCCTTTTCTTTTATTTCTAAACGAATTGATTTTAGTTCAGAAGATGCATCATCACGAATGTCTCCACTTTCAGTAAATATTCTACTTATTTGATGTTCAAATACTTTATCTACAAATAATGAATTTCTGATTTCAGCTAATACATCTGAGTTTTCTTCTTTGGGTTTTAAATATTGATATAACTTTCTTGATACCTCAGCAATTTTTAATATCTCTAAAATTTGTTTTGACGTAAGTATAACACCTTCGATTCTACTTCTATATAATGTTTCTGTTAAATCTGGCAAATAATCAATTGGGGGGACATCATTAAGAATTAAAATTTCTTTTGCTTTATTAACTCTTTCTCCCTCGATTAATATTTTATTAATATCATCTAATGGAATTAGCGATAGAACTTTCTTCTTTCCCTTCTCTGTAATACAATATTTTGAAATATAAGTTAATACTTTCGGGAATTCGAGTTTTTCTAATACTTCTGAATTAATCATTTTATAATTAATGAATCTATAGGTGGTGTTTTAATTGTGTCTTTGTTTTCAATAAAATTTTTTATTACTTCTGAAGCTTCTGATTGCTTACCAATAAAAAAATCAATTGATTTAGGGATAATATTAGCTACATGTGAATATGTAAAAGATTCCTTTTTAGTTATGTCATCAGGAAAACCAAGAATATCTAAAACAATTAATAATCCACTTAAAAAAAATACAATTTGAACAATACCAATTAAACCACCTAAAAATTGATTGAGAAATTTATTGAGTTTATCTACGGGATGAACTATTCGTTTTAAAATTGTTGTAATTAATATTACAATTAAAAAAATGAGTATACCAGAAAAGATATTTGAAAAATATTCATCTTCATTAAAGATAGGATTTAAATATTTCCCTAAAGTTTGGGAATATTCAAAAGATAAAAATACTGCTAAGATTAATCCAATTAATCCAATAATTTTTCTAATTAATCCATCTTTAAAACCAAGTATAAAACCTATTGCAATTATAATAAATATTAAATAATCAACGTAATTCAATTGATACTCAGAAATTTTTCAACAATCTCTTTTATTACTTTACCGTCAGCTTTACCTTTCAGAGTTTTTGCAGCTAAAGGCATTAAACGTGGGAAGTCACTTTTTTCTTTAGCATTTATTTCAGCAGCAATTTTTTTTACTTCTTCCAGTATTTCTTCATATGTAAGTTGTTTTGGTAAATATTCTTCAATTATTTTTAATTCAGTTTCTTCTTTTTCTGCAAGATCGTTTCTGTTAGCACTACGATATTGTTCTATTGCTTCTTTCCTTTTTTTTGCAGCAGATGTTAGAATTCGTATCTCTTCATCAGATGTAAGTTCTTTGCCAGAACCACTTTTTTCGAATTCAAGGATTAGTGCTCTTATGGAACGAATCGTTTCGAGGCGAGTTTTATCGCCAGTTTTCATTGCTTCTTTTAAATCATTATTTATTCTATCACGTAAATTCATAGCAACCTCAAAAAAAAAGGCAGGCTATTAAATGAACAACCTGCCTCAGTGTTTTAGAAATATATAATTAAATTTTCAGCATAGCTGAATAATTTATTCTTAAGCAAGAAGCCTTTCTTAATTCTTGCTGAATATCCGTGACAATACCCATATCAGAATTTTTATCTATTCTTAAAGAAACGATAACGTTTGGTAATGCAACTCTTTTTGCATACATAATTTTCTGGATTTCTTCAAGTTTTGTAATACTATCATTCAACTGTATTCTACCGTCGTTACCAACCCATATATAAGAGATTAATCTTTTATTTTCGATTTTTTCTATTGCTTTTGCTTCTGGTAATTT is a window from the Rosettibacter firmus genome containing:
- a CDS encoding CvpA family protein gives rise to the protein MNYVDYLIFIIIAIGFILGFKDGLIRKIIGLIGLILAVFLSFEYSQTLGKYLNPIFNEDEYFSNIFSGILIFLIVILITTILKRIVHPVDKLNKFLNQFLGGLIGIVQIVFFLSGLLIVLDILGFPDDITKKESFTYSHVANIIPKSIDFFIGKQSEASEVIKNFIENKDTIKTPPIDSLIIK
- a CDS encoding GatB/YqeY domain-containing protein, whose translation is MNLRDRINNDLKEAMKTGDKTRLETIRSIRALILEFEKSGSGKELTSDEEIRILTSAAKKRKEAIEQYRSANRNDLAEKEETELKIIEEYLPKQLTYEEILEEVKKIAAEINAKEKSDFPRLMPLAAKTLKGKADGKVIKEIVEKFLSIN
- a CDS encoding endonuclease MutS2 — its product is MINSEVLEKLEFPKVLTYISKYCITEKGKKKVLSLIPLDDINKILIEGERVNKAKEILILNDVPPIDYLPDLTETLYRSRIEGVILTSKQILEILKIAEVSRKLYQYLKPKEENSDVLAEIRNSLFVDKVFEHQISRIFTESGDIRDDASSELKSIRLEIKEKEFHLQKLVNKLLKQFSESYLVQEEYITQRDGRIVLPVKAEHKRHVKGFIHSESSTGQTVYIEPEETLELNNEILSLKFAEKREIEKILRNLTQRIGAQSSELLKALDAIAELDSIFARAKYAIEIIGSFPTFDENKPFQIIDGRHPLLIKKIGINNTVPLNIKIDKEKVIVITGPNAGGKTVALKTTGILVLMAQSGIPIPASPDSNFHFFEKVLVDIGDAQSIEDDLSTFSSHLKNIKNIINSTTKRTLVLLDEIGTGTDPTEGVAIAIGVLITLRDKGAIVLATTHHGLLKLYANQLEDFQNASMEFDTKELKPTYVFNQGLPGSSYAFEVANRIGFDDEFIKLSKKFLDTDKIKIEEFLISLEKKSQALREQLHKLELENLRLKSLSNLYQQKIDMLEKQKKEILAEAKKRADDLLNSINKKVENAIKNIRESNANKEVIKKEKQEIEEIKKEVKKVFVSNINKEIPAELKIGDYASIKGTTSVGIIEELDKDKDKAVLTIGSIKIKAKYSELIPAKKSEIDYPQTRNFKVDTNEINYRLDIRGKRAEEAELEIIKFLDNANMIGLEKVEILHGKGTGALKQLVKNILSNYRGIKNYYYANIEYGGDGITIVEFQ
- a CDS encoding ExbD/TolR family protein, which codes for MKFQKKRAAVKQQIPTASLPDIVFMLLLFFMVTTTLREVDVLVKFKLPEAKAIEKIENKRLISYIWVGNDGRIQLNDSITKLEEIQKIMYAKRVALPNVIVSLRIDKNSDMGIVTDIQQELRKASCLRINYSAMLKI